tttcactacatttgtatctttggggtaaatacccactttccttcctcaaaattttgaagcttttttagtgtttcttttttttctttattttttatttgagagagaggaagacagctagagggagatggaggaagagaaataTCACGAGGGGATGGTGTgggaggagaagaagcaggcttccttctgagcagggagattgatgtggggcttgatcccaggaccctgggatcatgacctgatccgaaggcagacacttaaccaactgagccacataggcaccccttttatgtttctttaaataCTGGACACAATATGATCCTATTGAAATGGAGACCATTGATTACATGCTCATAGGAGACTTAACTCCTGGAATTGGATGCAGTTTGACATTTTTAGGGGAATGACAATCTAATGTGTACAGCGTGCTTTTTTCAATGTTTGCCCAGTTATTGTGGCTAGACGTGAGAATAGTCTGGTGgtgatattttttattcttttttctttttttttttcatttatttattttatagacagagatcccaagcaggcaaagaggcaggtggagagagagaggggggggggtaagcaggctacccactgagcagagagtctgatgtggggctcaatcccaggaccctgggatcctgacctgagctgaaggcagaggcattaacccactgagccacccaggctccccagcttggtggtgatttttttttttagattttatttatttatttgacagagagatcacaagtagtcagagaggcaggtagagagacaggaagaagtaggctccctgctgagcagagagccccatgcggggctcgatcctggaccctgagatcatgacctgagctgaaggcagaggcttaacccactgaaccatccagacgCCCCTTGgtggtgatttttaaaacaataattgaacaaacaaaaagcagattgatgaaggggagtgagagatacaggcttccagttaagGAGCGAATAAGTcacgggaataaaaggcacagcctAGGTAATATAGTCATTGATATTGTCACAGTGTTGTGAGATGACAGATGGCAACTCCACATGTGGTGAGCATGGCATTATGTTTAAACTGTTCAGTCACTGTGTTGTACATCCAAAACTAATTTAATCATGTGTGTCAATAACACAGGAtctaaaaattaacttaaaagaaAACTCAAGTGTTTTCTCAGAGTCTTTGCAAAGGTTGTTCTTTCTAATAGccacatattttccaaaataacacTGTGTCTCCTGCTGTCTCCTCCTTGAGGTCTCTGTGTAAATGTGTGTTGGCCTATCCAAGCAACAACCAAAAATTaacacctccatccactctttcTTTTTATCCCACTTTGTTTCTCTTCATAGCACCTGTCACCTTCTGACATTCTATCTgatcttttattttcatgttttctccaTCACTGAACTATGCAGACACTTGTTTCTTGACACCTATACTCTTTGCGTGGAGGCTAGACATTACCCAAGTTTACTTCAAATGTGTGACAGAATTTCTcattgaaagtataaaatacatgAATACTTGTGGAAAATGTCAAGTGTGGGATGCACACTCATATTCAGAGCCGGCATTCTCTTGAGAGAGGACATGTTCCATATAAAACCTATAGATATCGACTttgtgaatgtaaaaaaaaaaattgtagaatttcaacaatatttgtaatgttcattttagagaaaattaGCCATGTTATTTTTTTGTTCCCTAGTAGTCACCTCCACTACATGGGACCAGGTAATTATACACAAATgtcagaatttcttcttcttggatTATCAGAGGAACCAGAATTACAGCTCCTCATATTTAGCCTTTTCCTGTCCATGTACCTGATCACTGTGTTTGGAAACCTTATCATCATCCTGGCCGTCAGCTCAAactcccacctccacacccccatgtacttctttctCGCCAACCTGTCCTTTGTAGACATCTGCTTCACCTCCACCACCATCCCCAAGATGCTTCAGAACATCCAGACTCATAGCAAAGTCATAACCTATGAAGGTTGCATCACTCAGATATACTTTTTCCTGCTCTTGGCTGGATTGGACAATTTTCTCCTGgctgtgatggcctatgaccgctttGTGGCCATCTGTCACCCCCTGCACTACATGGTCATCATGAAACCTACCTACTGTGTACTGCTGGTTCTGATGTCCTGGATGCTGAGTGCCCTGAATTCCTTATTGCAAAGTTTAATGGTGTTGTGGCTGTCCTTCTGTAGATTGGTGGAAATCTcccactttttctgtgaaatcAATCAAGTGGTCCAACTTACTTGTTCTGACAAGTTTCTTAATGACATGGTGATGCATTTTGCAGCTGGCTTGTTAGGTGGTGCTTCCCTAGCTGGGATCCTTTACTCTTACTCGAAGATAGTATCTTCAATACATGGAATCTCATCAGTTCAGGGCAAGTACAAAGCTTTTTCGACCTGTGCATCTCACCTTTTAGTTGTCTCCTTATTTTATTGTACAATCCTAGGAGTGTACCTTAGCTCTGCTTCTCCCCAAAGCTCCCACTCAAGCACAGTAGCCTCAGTGATGTACACTGTAGTCACACCTATGCTAAACCCCTTCATCTATAGCCTGAGGAACAAAGACATAAAGATGGCTCTGAAAAGAATCATTGGGGTTCCAGTGATGTAAAAACTGCACATGATTGGAGGGCTCACAACCTTGGAAGCAGGAACTGCTATTCTTCCTTTGGACTATGGAAGTAGAATCTGTTCCTTCTATTTATTTCctagaattttcatttgtttgaatttaattcattttctccACATACTTAAGTAACTCACTTTATTAAACTTCTGCTTTGTCTGTTACACCATTTCCTCTTTGTCCATTTTCTGCTGTTCCCAATATTTTCCCCCTCTTTGGGCTACAAATGACTGaaactttctttattttatatgggACATGTTGGATTTCTTAAAGTAATTTCACTTCAAATGACATATATCATGACAAGTAAATTTTCCCTCAATTTCCCCAAAGAATCATCATAAGTTGCATTCTTCATATGGGAGAATATACAGTTGGTCACCAAGCCCTTTACAGAACTTCACTgtagagaataataataatactaatactactaataataataaattccagTTTTCACCTAGGGTTTGTCAATCTTTTTACATCACTACTGTAACTCCTTTTCATTATAACATGTACTCTAATACTACTGACAGGGATGCTCAGGCAGGAAAGCCTGGGCACTTCCCTGCACCTCTGTGCTTGTGGAATTCCCATAGACTCATCCCTGACCAGAGCCTCTGCTGTGGCTGCACCAGCCCTTGAGTTCTTACTGTGATTGCAAGACATGCCTCAACAACACCCATCAGAAAAGTCTAACAAAGCAAGGTTTAGTATGCACAGGTATTGGAGGATAGAGGCAGAAAAGCCTGGGGAGGTGGAGAAGGAGTGCAGAATTTCAGAGAGAAAGGCCAGAACTGGGCTCCTACCTTTGGGGTCCCTGAGAGGGTGACTGGTAATTTGTAGGTTCActatttatgaatttattattattatttctttttttcctaaaaaaattttttgttctacttttatcagtgttccaagattcattgtttatgtaccacacccactgcaccatgcaatacgtgccttccttaatacccaccaccaggctcactcaacaccccactcccctcccctccaaaaccctcagtttgtttctcagagtccacagtctctcatttttttaaatttttaatttttatgttagtCGCCATTCAACACATCAATTGTTTTcaatgtagtgttccatgattcattgtttgtatataacaaccagggctccatgcaatatgtgccctccttaatacccttcaccaggctcacccatcccccaccccagccctcagtttgatttctggagtccatagtctcttatgatttgtctc
The sequence above is a segment of the Meles meles chromosome 20, mMelMel3.1 paternal haplotype, whole genome shotgun sequence genome. Coding sequences within it:
- the LOC123933046 gene encoding olfactory receptor 7A10-like, coding for MGPGNYTQMSEFLLLGLSEEPELQLLIFSLFLSMYLITVFGNLIIILAVSSNSHLHTPMYFFLANLSFVDICFTSTTIPKMLQNIQTHSKVITYEGCITQIYFFLLLAGLDNFLLAVMAYDRFVAICHPLHYMVIMKPTYCVLLVLMSWMLSALNSLLQSLMVLWLSFCRLVEISHFFCEINQVVQLTCSDKFLNDMVMHFAAGLLGGASLAGILYSYSKIVSSIHGISSVQGKYKAFSTCASHLLVVSLFYCTILGVYLSSASPQSSHSSTVASVMYTVVTPMLNPFIYSLRNKDIKMALKRIIGVPVM